The Pontibacter sp. SGAir0037 DNA segment AAAGAGAGAATCTGGCGCGCGCTATGGCAAAAAGACTGGCGTCAAAACTTCAGTCGCGCATGTCTGACCTAGAAATGAATTCGCTCGTAGACAGACTCTTTGCCTGCCAGGTGCCCTATTATACACCTGGTGGTCAGAAAACACTAGTAATCATGGAGCTTAGCCAGCTGCATGAGCTTTTTTTGAAAGGCTGATGGTTCTACCTTAGAAACGCTTAACGCATGCTTAATATAACGCCCATGGTCAGGAACATCCTGATCATCAACGTGGTTATCTTTATTTTGCAGGACAGGTTAATACCTTCTGCGCAATTTGCTTTATATCATTTCAGCTCTGAATATTTTCAGCCAATTCAGCTTTTATCGCACATGTTTATGCACGGTAGCTGGGGGCACCTGTTTAGCAACATGTTCAGCTTGTTTATTTTTGGTCCGATGCTGGAGCGTTTCTGGGGCCCACAGCGCTTTCTGGCCTTTTACCTGATTACAGGTTTAGGAGCTAGCTTGCTTTATACAGGCGTCAGAACCTTCGAGCTGAACAACCTGCGTGCAGATACAGAACAGTACCTGGAGAATCCTACTCCTCTGGGTTTCAATATTTTTATGGACAACCATCTGGCACCCGGAGCAGGACTGGAGATGGCCTCAGAGTTTCGTCGTAATCCTGACAGTCCCGAGTATATTGAGGGGAGCAAGCAAATTGTAAGGCGTGTCTACAATCAAGTGGTGAATACACCATTGGTAGGAGCATCCGGAGCTGTTTTCGGTATATTAATGGCCTTTGGGATGCTGTTCCCGAACCTGGAGCTCTTCCTGCTTTTTATTCCTTTTCCGGTTAAAGCTAAGTATTTTGTATTGCTCTATGGTGCGTATGAATTGTATTCCGGTTTCAACCGTGTGCCCGGCGATAACGTAGCACATTTTGCACACCTTGGCGGTATGTTGTTTGCGTATATCCTGATAAGGATGTGGCAACGGAACGATTATCGTAATTATTAAGCTTTAACTATAAGTAGCTTTCTTTGTTTAGCAGATACAGCAACGTTTTGTAGGGCGGGCAAGCGTAAAGCAACTATGTGTGTTATGACAATTATTTTTTTATGCTAAAAGTATAATGAGCATTTTACAAGATATAAAAGATTCTTTCCGGCAGCCCAATAATACACTAAAGCAACTCATTCTTATTAATGTTATTGTTTTTGTGGTGCTTATTGTGCTGCGTATGCTTCTTACGTTTACAGTAGGGCCTGAAGTGTACGGCAGGTTAATGAGTTTTATTGCCTTGCCTTCTGATCCGTGGTCTGTGCTGATAAAGCCCTGGACGCTGGTAACCTATTTCTTTACCCACGAAGGTTTTCTACATATTATATTTAATATGCTTAACCTGTATTGGTTTGGGCAGTTGGTCCGGGAGTACTTAGGCGATAAGCGCTTGCTAAGCTTATATGTTTTAGGTGGGCTTGCAGGTGGTTTGCTGTTTATCCTTTTTTACAACCTGGTGCCTTTTTTTGCAGACAGGTCGGCTTATGCTGTTATGATAGGTGCCTCTGCCAGTGTTTTGGCTGTTGTAGTTGCAGCAGCCACTTTACTGCCAAACTATACCTTTAATTTAATATTGATAGGCCCGGTAAAGATAAAGTATATTGCGCTGTTCTTAGTTGTGTTGTCTATTTCCGGGGCGGTCGGAAGCAATGCCGGTGGAAATATTGCCCACTTGGGTGGCGCGTTTTTAGGCTGGATGTTTATCAAGCAGTTGCAGCGCGGTAGCGATCTGGGCAGGCCTATACATGGTTTATTCGGTTTTGTAACAGGAATATTTAAACGCAGACCTGCTTTAAAAGTAACGCATCGGCGCTCAACAGCATCTGCTCCCTCTAATGGCAATGTAGCCAGCAGCAGTTATGCAGGTAAACCAAGCCAATTGGAAATAGACCGTATTCTGGACAAAATTTCCAGTTCCGGTTACGAAAGCTTATCCAAAGAAGAAAAACAAAAGCTCTTCCAGGCCAGCCAGAAAGAATAATCTTCGTATCTTTAAGTAAGACAATGTAGAACCTAACTTAAAAGATATGAAATACTTATTTGCGTTTGCACTGATACTAAGCGTGTTTTCCTCTACCAGCGTACTTGCCCAAGAAAGCAAGACAATGACTATAAAAACGAGGAAAAATGTAAGTCCGGAAGATGTGCTTTATATAATCCGAAGCAACTCAGCAGAAGAGTTTCCTGTGGAGCATGCTTCTTTAAAGACTATTGATTCAGATTGGATTGAAGCGGTTGATGTTTTGAAAGATACATCTGCGGTAGAACGCTATGGTGACAAAGGAGCCAATGGCGTTGTGATTATAACCCTGAAGGAAGACGAAGCAGCGGCTAATGAGTTTTTAAAGAAACTGAAAGAAAGCAAATAGAAAAGGAGTAACCGAGCATTCCCTATAAAGGCAGAAGGCGCTACTTATTCAGTAGCGCCTTCTGCCTTTATAGGGAATGCTTCCTTATTTAAGCATTTGCATTGATCTTATCCAGCGCTTCCATTACCTCTTTTACGTGTCCGCGCGAAGTTTCCAGCAACTGTTTCTCTTCATCGTTTAACTGAAGCTCAATTACTTTTTCGATACCGTTTTTACCTAAAATCACAGGTACGCCGAGGTATACTCCATCAATTCCATATTCGCCTTCCAGTTTAACGCAAACCGGGAACACGCGGCGCTGATCGCGTACAATAGCCTCAACCATTTGAGCAGCCGCAGAACCTGGTGCATACCAGGCCGAAGTACCCATCAGTTTTACCAGTTCGCCGCCACCGTTTTTCGTGCGCTCCACTATAGCGTTCAGTTTGTCTTCTTCAATCAGTTCTGTTACAGGTATACCGCCTACAGTGGTGTAGCGTGGAAGTGGTACCATGGTGTCGCCGTGGCCACCCATTAATACAGCCTGAATATCTTTCGGAGATACATTAAGTGCCTCTGCTAAAAATGCTCTGTAGCGTGCTGTATCCAGAATGCCAGCCATACCCATTACACGGGTACGCGGTAATTTAGACGTAATATGAGCCGCATACGTCATCACATCCAACGGATTGGAAACCACAATAATGATGGCGTTCGGAGAATATTTTATAACATTTTCGGTTACTGACTTTACAATACCCGCGTTGGTTGAGATCAGGTCGTCGCGGGTCATGCCTGGCTTGCGTGGCAGGCCGGAGGTTATTACAACCACATCAGAGTCAGCAGTGCGGGAGTAATCGTTCGTAACACCAACAGTGCGTGTGTCATAAAGGTTTATAGGGGCTTTCTGCCAGATATCAAGCGCTTTGCCCTCGGCAAAACCTTCTTTAATATCCACTAAAACTACTTCGTTCGCGATTTCGCGGTAAGCAAGAACATCAGCGCATGTAGCGCCTACGTTTCCGGCTCCAACTACGGTTACTTTCATTATCGGATATGCTTTAGTTATTGGTTTGAGGATCGATTAACTATTGTAAAAATATAGAAAAAAACTATTACGATGCAGGGAAAAGTAAAAGTATTCTTTGGTACTGGACATAAGACACAGGATACAAGATTTTTTAAATGTATGGGTATATTAAGGATAAACAACTTATCCGCCTCTTCCTGGCATACTTTAGTCCTTTGTCTTAAGTCATGTGTCTTGTGTCCTTGAAAAAACTATCTCCAGCACCCGCTCTGTTTTGTCGGTTACTTTAAAGCGGTTGTCCAGCCGCTGCCCCACAATCCAGGCAATCGACTGTTCTGATACTAGTACCAGTGTTTGAGGTTTAAGGTTAGCAGGTACTTTCTTATCAATCAGGAAATCACTTACTTTCTTTTTTCCGTTCATGCCCAGCGGTACAAACCAGTCGCCTTCCTGCCAGTTTCGGAGCTTCAGAGGAAACCTAAGCTGATCAGCATCCAGAGCAGCTACATGGGGTTTGGTATTGAGTTTATACTTAGCCGCATCCATATAGCGAAGTGTTAGGCGGATATGCTCTCTTTGTATTTGTGTCTGGCCTTCTTCTATGGTTATACTTCCAAAGGTGGCGAGGTTGCGGGGGGTAATAACCAACTGGTCCCGGTCTTTTATAAGTGTATGGCTTGGGGAATGAAACTGTTTGCCTGATATGCCTTCCAGGGCTTCTGTCAGCTCCAGTACTACACTGTAGCTGAAGTTGTAAGGGCGCAGCAGCTCGTGCAGCACAACAGGTAGCCCGGTCGCATCCTTTAGCGGAAGAAGGTGGAGGTAGGTGGCATCGGCTTCTGTGCGCAGTGCCTGCTGCCCGAGCTGCTGGATATAGGCGCCCACAATTGCTTCGGCATGGCTAACCCGCTCGGCTGTCTGTTGCATCGTTTCTTCCAGGTTTGGGTTTATCTCTTTTAGAACGGGAATTACCTCATGCCTGATTTTGTTACGCTGGTACTTGGTGGTTTCGTTGGAGCTGTCTTCACGCCAGATCAGCTTGTTAGATGTTACAAAGTCGTAGATATCGTCTTTGGTAACAGAAAGCATGGGGCGTATAATATGGCCGTTTTGGGGCGGAATGCCGTGCAGGCCAGCTATACCTGTTCCTTTTGTCAGGTGGAGCAATATGGTTTCGGTCGTATCGTTGCTATGGTGGGCCGTGGCAATGTAATCGTAGCCTTCTTGCTGGCGTATTTGCTCAAACCAGTTGTAGCGCAAGGTTCGGGCAGCCATTTGTATCGAAAGTTTCTCCTGTTCAGCAAATGCTTTGGTGTTGAAATTTTCGGTAAAGAATGGTACATCATACTTTTTGGCCAGCTTTTTGACGAATAACTGATCGGCTTCTGCGTCTTCGGCTCTTAACCCGAAGTTACAGTGTGCCAGGGCAAACGTATATTTTAGCTTATGCAGCAGCTCGCACAGCACAACGGAATCAATGCCGCCACTTACGGCAGCTAAAATTTTGCTTTCGGGCTGGCAAAGCTGGTGCGCCTGGATAAAACCTGAAACTTTCTGAAGCATAAGACAGTTGCTGAAATTTATTTATAATTTTGATTTTTAAAGTATTTAGAAGCTAGACGTTAGATACTAGATGTAAAGACATCTGCCAGTAATATAGTTGTCCCTGATTTTTTAATAGTCAGTGATACTGAGGTTTGTATTGTTTTACGTCTAAAATCTAGGTTCTAAAATCTATTATCTATTTTCTAAATGAACATCACAAAAGTACTGTATTCTCTTGTCTTTGCTTTGTTTTCTCTGCTTTCTCTGTCGGTTTCGGCACAGCAGCAGTTGCAGCGGCAAAAACAACAGCAGACGCAACAGCCACAGCGGCAAACACAACGACCGCAGCAGCAGTTACCTGCCCAGGAAAATAACAAGGTAGATTTAATAAACGCAGATAGTCTGAAAGGCGGTACCTATAATGGGCAGCAGGTAGACAGGCTATTGGGAAATGTAGTGTTTAAGCAGCGCGATACCTTTCTGCACGCAGACTCTGTGTACCAGTACAGAGGAACGGAGATGCTGGAGGCTTTTAGCAATGTACGTATTCTGCAGGGCGACACACTTACCATGACCGGGGATCGTGCAACGTATGACGGTACAAAACGAACGGCCAGAATGACCGGAAACGTAGTGATGCGGGATCCGCAGATGACGCTTACTACGCCAAGCCTCGACTATGACCTGAACAGTCGTGTGGCTGTGTATACAGAAGGAGGTACCATAGTGGATCCGGAGAACCGCCTTCAAAGCCGTCGTGGAACTTACGATACCCAGACCAAAACTTTCACTTTTCAGCAGAATGTAAAAGTCTTCTCGAAAGACTACAACATAACAGCTGAGAATATGCGCTATAACACACTCAGCAAGATCGTGTTTTTCCAGGGACCTACCTTTATCAAAGGGAAGCAGGGCGATTTGTATGCCGAAGAAGGTACTTATAATACCATTACTAAAATTTCTAATTTCGGGCGCAATGCCTACATATTAACTCCCGAGTACAGGTTGGGAGGCGATAAGTTGCACTACAACGAAAGTACCGGCTATGGGTATGCCGAAAAGAATGTTACATTGCGTTCTTTAAAAGATGATGTGATTATCCGCGGACGGGTAGGCCGCTACTGGCGCCAGAGGGGGTATGCCAAAGTATATGGTAATCCGGTTATGGAGTCTATCATGGACAATGATACCCTTTTTATGGCTGCCGACACGCTGATTTCGCAGGAAGCTGTAAAGCCTGGCGACCCGAGTATGCTATACGCCTTTAAAGATGTGCGCATTTTCAAAAAAGACTTACAAGGCACCTGCGACTCGCTCAGCTTTAACCGTACCGACTCTGTTATGTACATGAATACATTGCCTGTATTGTGGAGTGAAGGCAGCCAGATGGTATCTGACACCATTCGCATCCACCTGCGCAACAAGAACATCGATAAAATGTACATGTTCAGCAATGCCTTTATCGCTTCTGAGGATTCTATCAAAAACTACAACCAGGTGAAAGGACGCAACATGGTAGCCCACTTCCAGAATGGCGACCTGCGGCGTGTGGATGTAAACGGGAATGGCGAAAGCTTATACTTTGCCCTGGAAGGAGATTCGTTGCTGACAGGAATGAATAAGGCAATCTGTAGCGATATGGTGCTGCGGTTTGCAGAAAATAAACTGAAAACTATTTCGTTTCTGGTGGACGCAGACGCCGATTTTATTCCGCCCCATGAACTGAAAAAAGACGATAAACAGCTGGAAGGCTTTTCGTGGCTTGCTGATTTCAGGCCCGCAAAAAAAGATATTTACACCAAACCCGCTAAAAAAGAGCGGCCTCCTGTTGCCCGTCCGGCACAGGCACAACCTGATTCCAGGCAGGCTCCTGCCAGAAATCAGGCGCAGGGGCAACCCGGCAGTAAGGCTCAGCAGCAGGGGCCAACCCGCTCTAACAGCAGGCCGGCGAGTACCGGTAATTTAAGACGAGGAAACTAATGAGGTTGTTTAAAGCCAATAATTTTCAGATTTGTATTTCATACAGAAAATCAATAATTTTGCCCGTTCATGAATAGAGGCTTTTTCCATACCGTAGCTTTGTTGGGCTTATTGCTCATCTTTACAAGCTGTAGCAATTATCAGAAGCTTTTAAAAAGCAACGATGTTGATAAGAAGTACCAGGCTGCACTCTCTTACTACGAAAAAGAGGATTATACCCGTGCCAATGAACTGTTGAAGCAGGTAGCTCCTTTAATGACAGGAAGAGTAGAGGCCGAACGTGCTAATTTTGTGTATGCTCACACATACTTTATGCAGGGCGATTATATCTTGGCTACGTATCATTTCAAAAACTTTTATGATACCTACCAGCGTAGTGAGTTGGCAGAGCAGGCCATGTTTTTACATGCAAAATCACAGTATTATCAGTCTCCTTCTCATGAGCAGGACCAGCAAAGCACTTTAGCGGCCCTGGAAGCTTTACAGGAATTTAACGTGCGCTATCCGGGCAGCCAGTATGGCGAGGAAGCCAATCAACTGATAGACGAACTGTTCAGGAAGTTGGACAGAAAGGCTTTTGAGAGTGCCCGCTTATACTATTCACTCAGATACTATAAAGCGGCAGTTGTGGCATTTACAAACTTTCAGCGCGATTACCCAACTTCTCCGTACAGCGATGAGGCTGGTTATCTGAAAGTTGATGCGCAGTACAGGTATGCAAAAGAAAGTATTGCAAGTAAACAGGCAGAACGCTACCGCGAAGCAATTGAATTCTATGAAGTGTTCGTAGATCGTTATCCGGAAAGTAAGTTTTTACGTAGTGCCGAACAGGTATATGGCAATGTTCTGGAAGAGTTAGAAAGAATAACAAGCAATTCAAATACAGCAACAACACAAAGTAATTAATTATTAGATATATGGCATCAGTTCCTTCATCCATTATTACACGCAACATGGCCGACTTTGCAAAGCAAACCGGTAACGTATATATGTCTGTGGCTGTAATCTCTAAAAGAGCAAACCAGATTTCAGTTAAACTGAAAGAGGAGTTGAATTCTAAGCTGGCTGAGTTTGCAACAACAGTAGATAACCTGGAAGAGGTTTTCGAAAACCGTGAGCAAATCGAAATTTCCAAATATTATGAGCGTTTACCTAAAGCTACTATTCTGGCAACAGAAGAGTTCTTAGAGAAAAAAGTTTACGTTCGTACACCAGACGACGAAGAAGCAGCCGATATATTCTAGAGCGCATGCTCCAGGGTAAAAAAATATTAGTTGGGGTTTGCGGAAGTATTGCAGCTTACAAAGCCGCCTTATTAGTACGCCAGCTCATAAAAGCAGAAGCAGAAGTTCAGGTCATTTTGACGGCTTCTGCTTCTGCTTTTATAACCCCTTTAACACTGTCCACGCTTTCTAAAAGGCCGGTGCTTACTGAGTTTGTGAAGGATACGCAAGGGGTATGGAATAACCATGTAGAACTGGGGCTGTGGGCCGATGCCATGGTGGTAGCGCCTGCCAGTGCCAATTCTGTGGCCAAGTTTGCCAATGGCTTTTGCGACAACCTTTTAAGTGCTACTTATTTATCAGCCCGATGTCCTGTTTTTGTAGCTCCGGCCATGGATCTGGATATGTACCAGCACCCGGCGGTACAGGCAAATTTCAGAAAGCTGCAGGGCTACGGCAATCATATTATTGAAGCGGGATACGGAGAACTGGCAAGCGGGCTGGTGGGGCAGGGGCGTATGGCAGAGCCAGAGGAAATAGTAGAGGTGCTTCAGAAATTCTTTTCAGCAAGTGGAAAATTCGTTTAGCGGTAAAAAAGTACTATTAACAGCGGGTCCAACCTACGAACCTATAGATCCTGTGCGCTTTATAGGGAACCACTCTACCGGTAAAATGGGTTACGCATTAGCAGCGTGTTTTGCAGCGCATGGGGCACAGGTGCAGCTGGTATCCGGCCCAACCAACCTGGCGGCTCAGCATCCTGCTATACAGGTAACATCGGTTACAACAGCTGATGAAATGTATGAGGCGGTAAAGTTATTGGCTGAAGATGCCGATATCTGGGTATTTGCTGCAGCGGTAGCTGATTATAAACCGAAAGTGGCAGCAGATAAAAAGCTAAAGAAATCGGATGCCGAACTTACCATTGAGCTGGTTAAAAACGTTGATATAGCAGCGGCTTTGGGCAAACAGAAACGCGCCGATCAGTTTTCGGTAGGATTTGCCTTGGAAACTGATAATGAAGGGGAGAATGCCAAAGTCAAACTTCAGAAAAAGAACCTGGACATGATTGTGCTGAACTCGCTCCGTGATGCGGGTGCAGGATTCAGGCATGAGACAAATAAGATTACTATAATTGAGCAGGAGGCTACTACCTTGTTCAGTTTAAAACACAAAGATGAAGTAGCACAGGATATCGTAAATCTTGTTTGGGAAAGATTACATGCTTAAAAAAATTGTACTCATATTGTGCTTCGGTATACTGGCTTTGGGAGCAAAAGCGCAGGAGCTGCAGTGCGATGTAGTAGTAAACAGCGAACAGGTGCAGTATACAGACCGGCAGCTGTTCCAGGACATGCAGAATCGCATTTTCGAGTTTATGAACAACCGCCGCTGGACCAACCAGGCTTACCGGGTAGAGGAGCGGATAAAGTGCAGGCTGCTGATCAACCTGACTGAAATGCCGGAGATAGGTGTTTTCAGGGCAAATGTGCAGGTAGTGTCGCTGCGGCCGGCGTACGGTACTGTTTATGAAACGGTGTTGTTTTCCTTTATTGATAAAGACTGGCTGTTTCAGTTTAACAGTGCGCAATTATTAGATTACTCTGATAATAACTATACCTCCAATCTGTCGTCTATGTTGGCTTTTTATGCCTATACAATCATAGGAATGGACAACGACAGCTTTTCGCGGCTGGGTGGTGCCGATGCTTTCGATAAAGCCCGTGCGGTTGTAAACCTGGCAGCTTCCCAGAATACGGCATACCCTGGCTGGAAGCCATTCGAAGGTAACCGCAACCGGTACTGGATTATTGATAACCTGCAGGACCCGCAAATGCTGCCCTTCCGGGAAGGTATTTATACCATGCATCGCCTGGGGCTGGATCTGATGGCAGAGAAGCCGGAGCAAGCCAGGAAATCTATGCTGGCAGTATTGCAGGAAATACAACAGGTGTCGCAGCGAAAGCCCGGGGCAGCTATTATACGTTCTTTCTTCGAAGCAAAGGTAGACGAGTTGGTAAACATGTTTAAAGCAGCAGCGCCAGCCGATAAACAGCAAGCCTATACCTTACTCACACAGGTAGACCCTACTAACAATACCAAATACGAACAGTTACTGAAGCGCTAAGGCTTTCCAATTCCACAGAAAGCATGTATCTTCACGTAATGAGGCAGTAGATGCTGCCCGAATAAAATGCCAGATGGGAAAGCGCCAGCACCGTATTTTCAGAGAACAGATTTCAGGCCGTACAGAAGAGTTACTTCATCAGAAGTCTGTGCAGCTTATTTACCGCAATAAAATGGTACTGCAGGGGCAGATTGTTAAATTAGGCTCAGTACAGCTGGAATTAGTTGATGGCCGGAATCATAAGCACATGGTGCCTTTACAGCAAGTGGAAGAGATTATTTACGATAAAGAAGCTGCCTTTTAAGCCTCGTAAGATCAACACGCACCATTTAAAACTAAAGCTAAGAAAAAGTATAGCATTTAGTAAAACAGCAGTAAATTTATACCTTACCCACGAACTTAGCATAGGCAAAAAGTCTTATACCTTATGTCTGAAGTCTTTTGTCTTTATAGTATATGCTGATAGACTTAAAAATTAAAAACTACGCTTTAATAGAAAAGCTGGAAATGAACCCTTCGCCTGTGCTGAACATCATTACAGGTGAGACAGGAGCTGGTAAATCCATCATGTTAGGAGCAATAGGGCTTCTGTTGGGAAACAGGGCCGATACAAAGCTGCTCTTTAACCAAGCCGAAAAGTGTGTGATAGAAGGTGTGTTTGATGTGTCGTCTTACAACCTGCACGAGATCTTTGCTGCCGAAGACCTGGACTTCGACGACCAATGCATCTTACGCCGCGAGATCAGCCCGAGTGGCAAGTCCCGTGCTTTTGTGAATGATACACCGGTAACGCTGGATGTAATTCGTAAGATAGGAGAGAACCTGATGGATATCCACTCACAGCACGACACGCTGCAGTTGGGCGATACCAGCTATCAGTTAAACATCCTGGACATTTATGCAGGAAATACTGCATCGGCAGGAAATACCACGTTTGATATTTATGCAGGTAATCTCTCTTACCTGAGAAACTATAACGATACTTACCGCAAGTTCAAAAAGCTGGAAAGCGATTATAAAAAACTGACAGACCAGCTGGCACAGGCTCAGAAAGAGCTCGACTACAATACTTTTCTGCTGAATGAGCTGGAGGAAGCCAACCTGCAGGAAGAAGAGCAGGAGAAACTAGAGGCGGAGCTTAAACAACTTGAAAATGCCGAAGACATTAAGCTGAAGCTTACGCAGGCAGTGCAGTCTTTAACCGAGTCTGATTTTAACATCACATCTGCTTTAAAAGATACTGCTTACCTAATCAGCCAGCTATCGCAATTCTCGCCGAAATACGAAGAACTCAGGAGTCGAACCGAAAGCTGTATGATCGAGCTGAATGATATAGCGGGCGAGTTGGAGGATGCGGAACGCCATACGGAAGCTGATCCTGAACGTGCCTCTGAAGTGCAGGAACGTTTAAACATGATCTATACCCTGCAGCGCAAGCACCAGGTGCTAACAGTGGCGGAGTTATTGGCTATACAACACGACCTGGAAACCAAAGTAGGTAGCGTACTGAACTTAGACAACGCTATCGCCAGCACACAGAAAGCCATGCTGGAGGTGGAAAAGGACGTACTGGCAAAAGCGGAGATTCTCTCTGAACGCCGCAAAGATTCTTTCGGTAAATTTGAGCAGGAGCTGTACCGTTTACTGGCAGAGCTGGGCATGCCGAATGCGCGTATTGTTATTCAGCACAGTTCTACGTCACCTTCTGCTACAGGTACCGACGAAATCAGCATTCTTTTTAGTGCCAACAAAGGTGCGCAGCCGCAATCACTGGTAAAAGCAGCTTCGGGAGGTGAATTTTCACGCCTGATGCTCAGTATTAAGTATATGCTGGCCGATAAGGTGGCACTTCCGACTATTGTTTTCGATGAAATAGATACAGGTATTTCGGGTGAGGTAGCTGTTAAGGTAGGCAGAATGATGCAGCAAATGGCGCAGAAGCACCAGATAATTGCTATTTCGCACTTACCTCAGATTGCGGCCCAGGGTAACTCACATTATTTTGTGTATAAAGAAGACCGGGAAGACCGTACCATCAGCCGCGTACGGAAATTAACAGATGAGGAGCGAGTAAACGAAATTGCCCATATGATAGCAGGTGCCAATCCGAGTGCAAATGCGTATCAAAGTGCAAAAGAGTTGTTATCACTATAAGTACTTATTGCTATATTGCCGCTCCATTTATTTTTTCTGATACCTTTGTAAGGTAACAGGCTAAAAAGCGAACAAACAACATAACAATATGTCTTATAATCTGCTAAAAGGAAAGAAAGGAATTATTTTCGGAGCACTGGACGAAAAGTCTATTGCCTGGAAAGTAGCTATGCGTGCCAAAGAAGAGGGTGCTGAATTTGTGCTGACAAATGCACCGTTGGCTATGCGTATGGGTGAGATCAAAAAACTGGCTGAAGCGTGTAATGCTGAAATTGTTCCGGCAGATGCTACCTCAGTAGAAGATCTGGAGAACCTGTTTACAAAGTCTCAGGAGATTTTGGGTGGAAAGATAGACTTCGTGCTGCACTCTATCGGTATGAGCCCAAACATTCGTAAAGGCAAATCTTACGGAGACCTGAACTATGAGTGGTTCCTGAAAACCCTGGATATTTCTGCTCTTTCCTTCCATAAAGTAATGCAGGTAGCAGAGAAGCAGGATGCCATGAACGAGTGGGGTTCTATTGTGGCACTTTCTTATATTGCCGCACAACGTGTGTTCCCTGATTATACCGATATGTCGCAGGCAAAGGCTGTATTAGAGTCTATTGCCCGTAACTATGGCTATCGCTATGGAAAACTGAAAAATGTACGTGTAAACACAATTTCTCAGTCTCCTACTAAAACAACAGCAGGAACAGGTGTAGGCGGCTTCGATGCCTTCTACGACTATGCAGATAAAATGTCGCCGCTGGGCAACGCTTCTGCTGAGGCCTGTGCAGACTACTGCATTACCTTGTTCTCAGACCTGACAAAGATGGTAACAATGCAAAACCTGATGCACGACGGTGGCTTCAGCAGCATGGGTATCTCCGAAGGTATAGTTGAGATGATCAGTAAGTAACAAGTAATGTGCTAATTATTAATGTGCTAATGTGTTTATTAGGTTCATTAAATAATTAGCACATTAATAATTAGCTTATTAGCTTACCCATCCTCCCTGTTCACCGTGTTTATATCAAAGGCGGGAATACAGATAGACCAGTATTCTGTTTCTTCGTTGTATGGGT contains these protein-coding regions:
- a CDS encoding rhomboid family intramembrane serine protease, giving the protein MLNITPMVRNILIINVVIFILQDRLIPSAQFALYHFSSEYFQPIQLLSHMFMHGSWGHLFSNMFSLFIFGPMLERFWGPQRFLAFYLITGLGASLLYTGVRTFELNNLRADTEQYLENPTPLGFNIFMDNHLAPGAGLEMASEFRRNPDSPEYIEGSKQIVRRVYNQVVNTPLVGASGAVFGILMAFGMLFPNLELFLLFIPFPVKAKYFVLLYGAYELYSGFNRVPGDNVAHFAHLGGMLFAYILIRMWQRNDYRNY
- a CDS encoding rhomboid family intramembrane serine protease, with amino-acid sequence MSILQDIKDSFRQPNNTLKQLILINVIVFVVLIVLRMLLTFTVGPEVYGRLMSFIALPSDPWSVLIKPWTLVTYFFTHEGFLHIIFNMLNLYWFGQLVREYLGDKRLLSLYVLGGLAGGLLFILFYNLVPFFADRSAYAVMIGASASVLAVVVAAATLLPNYTFNLILIGPVKIKYIALFLVVLSISGAVGSNAGGNIAHLGGAFLGWMFIKQLQRGSDLGRPIHGLFGFVTGIFKRRPALKVTHRRSTASAPSNGNVASSSYAGKPSQLEIDRILDKISSSGYESLSKEEKQKLFQASQKE
- the mdh gene encoding malate dehydrogenase gives rise to the protein MKVTVVGAGNVGATCADVLAYREIANEVVLVDIKEGFAEGKALDIWQKAPINLYDTRTVGVTNDYSRTADSDVVVITSGLPRKPGMTRDDLISTNAGIVKSVTENVIKYSPNAIIIVVSNPLDVMTYAAHITSKLPRTRVMGMAGILDTARYRAFLAEALNVSPKDIQAVLMGGHGDTMVPLPRYTTVGGIPVTELIEEDKLNAIVERTKNGGGELVKLMGTSAWYAPGSAAAQMVEAIVRDQRRVFPVCVKLEGEYGIDGVYLGVPVILGKNGIEKVIELQLNDEEKQLLETSRGHVKEVMEALDKINANA
- the tilS gene encoding tRNA lysidine(34) synthetase TilS, which codes for MLQKVSGFIQAHQLCQPESKILAAVSGGIDSVVLCELLHKLKYTFALAHCNFGLRAEDAEADQLFVKKLAKKYDVPFFTENFNTKAFAEQEKLSIQMAARTLRYNWFEQIRQQEGYDYIATAHHSNDTTETILLHLTKGTGIAGLHGIPPQNGHIIRPMLSVTKDDIYDFVTSNKLIWREDSSNETTKYQRNKIRHEVIPVLKEINPNLEETMQQTAERVSHAEAIVGAYIQQLGQQALRTEADATYLHLLPLKDATGLPVVLHELLRPYNFSYSVVLELTEALEGISGKQFHSPSHTLIKDRDQLVITPRNLATFGSITIEEGQTQIQREHIRLTLRYMDAAKYKLNTKPHVAALDADQLRFPLKLRNWQEGDWFVPLGMNGKKKVSDFLIDKKVPANLKPQTLVLVSEQSIAWIVGQRLDNRFKVTDKTERVLEIVFSRTQDT
- a CDS encoding OstA-like protein, with translation MNITKVLYSLVFALFSLLSLSVSAQQQLQRQKQQQTQQPQRQTQRPQQQLPAQENNKVDLINADSLKGGTYNGQQVDRLLGNVVFKQRDTFLHADSVYQYRGTEMLEAFSNVRILQGDTLTMTGDRATYDGTKRTARMTGNVVMRDPQMTLTTPSLDYDLNSRVAVYTEGGTIVDPENRLQSRRGTYDTQTKTFTFQQNVKVFSKDYNITAENMRYNTLSKIVFFQGPTFIKGKQGDLYAEEGTYNTITKISNFGRNAYILTPEYRLGGDKLHYNESTGYGYAEKNVTLRSLKDDVIIRGRVGRYWRQRGYAKVYGNPVMESIMDNDTLFMAADTLISQEAVKPGDPSMLYAFKDVRIFKKDLQGTCDSLSFNRTDSVMYMNTLPVLWSEGSQMVSDTIRIHLRNKNIDKMYMFSNAFIASEDSIKNYNQVKGRNMVAHFQNGDLRRVDVNGNGESLYFALEGDSLLTGMNKAICSDMVLRFAENKLKTISFLVDADADFIPPHELKKDDKQLEGFSWLADFRPAKKDIYTKPAKKERPPVARPAQAQPDSRQAPARNQAQGQPGSKAQQQGPTRSNSRPASTGNLRRGN
- a CDS encoding outer membrane protein assembly factor BamD, producing MNRGFFHTVALLGLLLIFTSCSNYQKLLKSNDVDKKYQAALSYYEKEDYTRANELLKQVAPLMTGRVEAERANFVYAHTYFMQGDYILATYHFKNFYDTYQRSELAEQAMFLHAKSQYYQSPSHEQDQQSTLAALEALQEFNVRYPGSQYGEEANQLIDELFRKLDRKAFESARLYYSLRYYKAAVVAFTNFQRDYPTSPYSDEAGYLKVDAQYRYAKESIASKQAERYREAIEFYEVFVDRYPESKFLRSAEQVYGNVLEELERITSNSNTATTQSN